GTACGCCAGACTCGTCTTCCACGTGCACGTCTTTACCAGGTTGCCTGTCAGCAGGCCTTTTCTCGCTCCATCATTGGCCGCTAGGCCGTAATGCCTCAGCCAATGAGAATGTGGCAAGAATTTTACGACCGCGCTGATGCGTGTGGAGGTCACCATTGGTCAGAAGCAGGATGATGACACCACGAGCAATCCCATGCATTACCTTTCAGTCAATTGAAATAAAACGCTGAGTCATGTAGCAACAGTGGAAGTCATCAAAGCTGCACAagtatgtgtttttttcattttacacacatttcaattgatttaatatactgtaaatatttgAACACTAAGCATAAAAGCCCTGGAACAGATCCTTGGAGAACACCAACCttctaaacaagtcaaaatgtaATTTCTTCTTagtataattatatattataaaaacaATGTACCCTGATTAAATACACAAATACCCGTTTATAGAGTTTCTCTCCATGTACGCACATGGATTTTAGAGAAACAAGCCAAGGTCCCCCGCTGAGTGCGAGTGGAGCTCATCAGCGATGCTCTTTCTGCTTTCACCCTTCATCTTCCatctctcttctttttcccctcttcatctttttttttttttctcccagagCTCTCTTTTTGCCTGCACCGACTTTGAAGTGCTTCCCCTCGCAATGTCTGCCGGCATTCCCATCGCAAAAAAAACACGTGAAAGagactttttaaaaaagatGCTCGGAGTGTGAGAAGATTGTTGGAAATATAAATAGAACACACTTATTCGTCAATCTCAACAGGGGTGTGTCGACTTTCGAAAAAGCCATACAGTAAAAGTGTCCATCTCTATTGTTTGGGAACATGTCATTCTTCTTCCAAGTTCATCTGTTGTGTCTCCTCTTAGTCTCGCCCACGCCCCCCCTCAAACGGGCGACGACTTGCTCATCGCTTTGGCGCCAGGAAGCAGCTGCCCGCCCTGCAGGAAGTGGACAATAAAGGACAAAAGTAGGCTCGGGGTGTCCGCTACCAGACAAAGTACATCTGGCAGGTCAGTCCACACTGTGCCCACATTGTCAGCTTGGAGTATtgccttgacaaaaaaaaatattattcaaatattatttttgtctGTCTATTAGATGATactccaccatttgtgttcaaatcttCATAGCATTTGTTAGCCAAAATATGCTAGTCTGTCAATGGCATTCCCCataatgtgttagcattaagctaaggccaatttaaaatacacaaCAGTAGTTGTCTTTCTTTAGCTGTTTCGAGCCAAACAAAGAATGGAGCGCCACAAAGAAACGGGAAATGATTGGCATGCCGCGGGACAAAGTGCGTGTGCTGCGGCGTCTGTAAATAGTGCAGCTCCCTCCCGCAGACTTCCTTATCGCCGCGGCATCGCCAACGTTGGCCCCTGTGAAGTCGGCGCTTGCTATTGTTCCCTCCGAGCTCCTACAATGGCATTGACATGAGACTTAGTGTCCCCTCCTAAAGaacttcaaatcaaatcaaatgtgtGAAAATTGGAATTAAAAAAGGTGACCTCAAATTAAATTGAACAGCTGAGGGAGTCTAGCGCTACAGTTATAAAAATGATGTGAGCATCCTGAAAAGATGATGAGAAGATAAGATCCAGCGCCCTTCACTTTGCATCCTTCTTTTGTGGGAAGTCCCAAGTCGTTCCCTGTCAATCACCCGTTGGAGAGCGAGCGCATTGCTGAAAAGGTCAGCATAGGGAAAGCACCCgacgaaaacaaaatgttttaaattatCGTCTTTGTGGAGCCGTCAAGTCACCACTCGCATTCTTAGCTTGCGTAATGTTTGTGCCAAAGGGAACACGGCGTCTCCGCATTCCGAGCTCGGCCAGGTGCGTCAAGTCAGCTGAGATAAATGGAGCCGTGTCACGAGGCACTCAAGACATCATACGATGATGAAAAGACGAGATAGAAGTCGGCACGCAGttgaggaatttttttttttttttgctttagctTGAGAGTCAAAATTTGAGTGATGTGAACGTAACTCAACTCACGTCAACAAGCAAAAGTTGGACAGAAAAAGAACCAATccttgatttaaaaaacaagAAATTAAACAGACTTTAAACTGAAAAGCAGAAGAGCAAGTGCCGTGAACCTGTTCAACTGAAACTGAAAGAAAAAAGATGTCCGAAAGTTGCGCACTTGACAGCGTGACATCTTTTGAAAGATGAGATTCAAATCTTTAGCGAGCAGGAATTCGTTCAACCTGAGGCACGGCGGGCGCCTTCGTCACATGATCAAGCCATCACCTGTAATGACTGTTACATCAttgtcccacttttttttttttttttagctgcaaAACATCCTCATAAGACCTACAAAGTACGCTTATTATTTAATTATGGCCGCCTCATTTGGAATTCGGAAGCGCAGCGGAGGGTCCTTTGGCACATGAAATCATTGATGCTGAAGGATGATAATTGATAGTTATGACAGGTTCCGGCGTGGACATTTGGCCGGCTGGCCGCCATTGGTTGTCAATCAAGAGCAAACAGCGAGAAATGGCTTTTAAACGCGCCAATGCCCCCATTGAAAGAATTGTGGACCGAGCTGAGCCGAGGGGGCGGGGCAAaccaaaaagggagggggggggggcaaggtgctgatgagagagagagagagagaggaagaaagATGCGTCACTGCGGAGCATCTCCATTGATAAAGTGCGGCGACTGCAGCAGGACGCGCTCGCCGTCATCATGCGCTGGCACTTTGTTTGCCTCCGCTCGACACAGAACACGCCGGAGCTAAAAGCGAACGAGCTCCAGAGCAGCATCCGCAAGTGAGACGGATGTAAACGCGTCTCGGCACCGAGGTAAGAAAGGCGCTCCGGACAGAGATGCTCACATTGCGACCGCATCGGATGTCAACAAAAGCCCGCCGTCGGCTCAACCGCATCTTAATTAGCATAGAGGAACGCTGAGAGGTGTCCACAGAATTCCATGACGTCATTGTGAGATAGCGACCAGAAGAAACAAACTTTTCTTCCTCTCTTGTCCGCATCCCGCCCCGCCGACATCCCCCGACTTCTTCTAACGCCAGCCCCACCCCCATCCGTCACCCTGGGCTCCACGGAGGCGAGCGGGGCGCCATCGTCGGCCATGAAGCTGGTGAACGGAGGAGGGCGAGAAGGAGGAGAGAAGGCGGCGTTCTCCTTTAAGAAGTGTTCGGCTTTTCAGTTTGTCAAGAGGAAGGTGAGTCGGGGCCACGCAAAGATGATGTCACTGCTGAAGACGCCTCCCCTCCAAGCAGTGACATCAGATGCTTCTGAAATATTtttgaatacattttaatttattttttattatatatgaaATTTCAACGCCGCCTTGTTTTGTTCATCAGGTGCGCCGATGGATGCAGAATCCCAAAGTAAGCGTGGAAAAGGCGCAGGGCAAACGTGTGGCCAAGCGCCCGCCGGTTGACGAGCCGCGCCACCCCTTCTCGGCCTCGTACGGCTGCCACCACTACGCCGGCGGCACGCCTTACGGCGGCTGCGCGGCCCACCGCTACCGTCCCGACGCCGCCTCCGAGCCCTCGCAGACTTACGAGAGCAAAAGCTTCAAGGTGAGCGCCGTGAGATATTGCTGTTCGGATTCCAAGCGCCACCTTGAATGTCGGTCACATGTTTTTTGTCAGATGATTGACGCAACGTGAACTTGTGCGAACACGCACGTCATTATTCAACATTCCGTTCTTGCGTTATATCAGCGATACTCACTCAGCGCCGGCGCGTACTCACACTTACAAACTCACAAAATAAACGTCAAAGGAATGTGCAGTGTGATCGCTGCCGTGAAGGACTGTCATTAGCATCGGCTGTCAGCCCCTCGTCTCTCTGGCCTTGACCCCTCGGCGACCCGACGAGGCCGCTCGAAATATGACTCACATTTTATGGCCCTGTGAAAAAACAACgcgagggggggggagggcgaAAGTGGCTCGATAGaagacacttaaaaaaaaaaaaaaaaaagaaacaggtcACCGAGGATATAAAGAGAGACAAGAAAAGCTGAGTGGACGCTTTTATTGGAGCAGCAAAGCAGGAGCATAAATCCGAGTGAATGTTTAGCATGCCTTGCTCAATGGCAGTCATGCATTTTCCTTTTTAGGGTGACAAATCTTTCACCGAGCGGGACGCGCGGACGGTCCAGCGATTCCATTTCAAGCCTCGCCGGCGAGACGTtttactgccgcgttgacctttgCGCTCCTTGGTGATGTCATCGCGGCGCTGGCATTGTTCAACTTGCAATTGTAGTACGTGCTACAGCCGGGtggaaaaatttaatttggggAACGAATCTCTCGACGGGCTCGTGAGCACTTTTGCCAGCTTTGCGCTCGACCGGGTTGCTATGACGACGCAAAGACAAGCCAAACGTCCCGCCGAGCCTCCCCGCGGAGGCTAAATAGGATCTGTGTCAAGTCGAACGGTCCTCTGACGCGTCGCGAGGTTccacggggggaaaaaaaaacggtttgAAATGTTTACACTTATGTGCCGATACACTCAACAAATATAAGAGGATGGGCTGACATTATATAATCGTGTCATCCATAAAGAGGTCATTGCCAGACTCAAATTCAGCCCGGCTTGGAGATGGCTTTCATATTTGTGTTACATTTATGCCACACATCTCTTATCTTGCGTGTGTGTTATCCTGGCTGCGTTCCAAACTTAGTGGAAAACATGTTCTGCCTGAGGCAGCAAAGAAAAAAGTGCGGCGCTTCACACACTGCACGTTCGCTCCTCACCAAAAGTTTGCTTGGGACAACTTCCAACTGTGACCTTCTCCAAACTTTCCAACGGTTGACTGGGTCAGTACTCTTTACACAACTTGCTGAGCAATTCAATCCAACATTTGAAGCCAGCCAGTTACAAATTAATGTTAtttgcaacgggggggttgggggtgggggggcagttACATGTCAACACCAACATGGGTTTGTTTTTCCAGGTGAGGAGGTGGAAGATGCCCACGTGTGCACACAGCAAGGCCAAGAGTGACGTGGGCTGTTGCCAGTCCTGGGGGGGCGGCATCCATGGCGTTCACAGCATCCGGACCCCGCCCCCCTTCGTGGTCAGCCCCATCATGCTGGAGTGCAGCGTGTGCAGCGGGCCCTACATCGACTACGTGCCGGACGATAACTGGCAGCCGCGCCAGCGCACacaggtccttttttttttttttccctttcacgTTTGCTCCTGCAAACTTTCGGACTGCACTGTATTTTCGCTTCATTCTCCATCGACTCATGAAATCCGAGTCCGTTTTTGACATGTCAAGTATTTAGTACAGGAAAAGCTGCACTCATCAGGTTACTTGGCGCTGTCTggctgggggtggggggttctgGCCAGCGTCGCCCCGGCAACGCAGCCTCATTGAGCCGCATCAGGTAACGGGAAAGTAGGGCAGTAGGTGTCGTTTGCCAAGTGCTGATTTAGGGTACAAAGTGGGCCTCCGCGTGGCCAGAAGCCAAGATTGTTATTTTGACTCACAAGTTAGTTAGATCGCCTTCATTTGCGCCAAAGTCTTTgatatgcttttttttaaaaatgttttcaagtTCAATTTTTTAATGGTGACTTTGTATGTTCACCCGCAGGCCGTGGACTTTTACTACCACAACGAGTGGACGGAGCCGGACGGCTACTGTTGCCCCGGCGACGGCGGTAAGTGGACTGCCAATAAGAGCGCTGTTGTTTCCTTTACACCAGTCGTGCGGCCGAATCatcggaatttttttttgttttggttgttaTGCAGTAATTTCCGTTTGTGCCTGTTGGCTCTCCAGCTTGTTGTTTTCGTTGCAAACGATTCAGCAAGTTGCGACAGGACTTCGCTTACCTCATCTCGCTCTTATTTAGCTCCCAAAATAGTAccgtatttgtatttttttttgcattttctcgCTTTGTCTGTGGCAGTGTGCATCAGCGGTAACCCGGTTTTTGTAATAGCGTCATCGTAAACCGTCTGCACCTTGACGCCGTTTTATTAAGCATTGAACCTCACGGATGAGCGCTGGATGGAAGGCTGCGCCGCTGTGGGAGTGGTCACAGCCAACGTTAGTCATGGCCAGCGAACTcctcacaaaacaaaatgtacaaTCCAAATTCAAAGCTTTTCAAGCAAACAAAAGATCCACTCCCATGTTTTCCCAAAGTGTACTTGGTGAGtaaaacgtgtgtgtgcgtgcgttatgTAAGTGGCAATATTGTGGATGGCAACCCGTGTGACTCCCACTCTGGGAGGTCCGTTCGTGAGAGCGCAGGAAGGGCGGCGAGGCCATGCCAGGCGGCGGATATTAAGAGCTGGAGCGTAAACATGGTCACGACCCACTCGCCAGCATGGCCCCTCCCCCCGCCTTTCATATCAacatattcatccatccatctctctGGCGGCTGTTGTGTCTATCATTCCACCCAGCGGGAGGGCGCCGTTGAATGCGAATGAAGCTCGACCGGTTACGTAAAAAGGCCGCTCTATTCACCAGGTCCAAATAAAAGCCATGTGTGCTTGGACGCCATCGCTGACCCTTGTCAAACTGGTCTCGCCAACCTATTAACTCGAGCTGCATCTTGTCTGAAGCTCATTTGCGGTGCCGTTCGGTCTGCCGATGCGCCGCTAGCCACAGTGTGCTCGGTCGGGTGGCATAAACGGAAAAAGCATGTCGAGACAGCCAAAAGGGTGCGACGTCGCCCGTTGTGCATCATTCTGGCGTgggcgtgtgtgtttgttgagGCCTCAAGGGCAGGTCTGCACAGGTACCTGATGgtatccccccccaaaaaaagtgttttgtgtgtcGAGTCTACATTTTTACAGTAGagattcccccccaaaaaaacctcCTTTGTCCCATTCCAATTTATGGCACTGCGCTTATTCAACCTTTGACCTCTGGTGGTGTGGGACCGCTATTAAAACTCAATCAGTGTCTTGTTTTTTCAGCAATTCGAGCGGCGTGTCGACGAGCGAGCGGCCTCGCTCGCTATCTTTGTGAGGGACAACAAGGCGCACAGTCAGAGCTGTCACAATGACGCGTGTTGTTCCTCCGCTGGACACTAGTCTGAACAGACTCAGTCTGTTCTTTTGCAATCTGGATTGTTATTTCATTCCCGTTTGCAAGGAGGAGGCGTGGCAACCAGCGTCGCTCGAGAGCAGTCTCCAAATTTCACAATGGAGAAAACTGGCACAAGTTGAATGCAGATATTTTTATAACAGTGACACACCGGGGAGAAACAAAAGCAGGGTTAAGGtatcaaagtagggttttaaagCAGCGGTAGGATTTGCACGGCACTACAAGGCaccgatttcttttttttttttcccccaaaagttgTTAGAACCGCTTTTTTTCCACGCTACGACGCTGAAAGTCAAAAATCCGACTTTTCCATTGAGTGCCTAAACGCAGCACATTTGAGTGCAAGCCGAGCGTCCAAACAAGAAGGCGTTACGTCTCCGCCTTCCAGacggagaaaagaaagaaggAGGGGGGCAAGGGGGGGGATccgtcagatgaaaccttcctgGTTAAGGAATGCGCCCCAGTGTGATCACCTCTCGGAGCCCACCTTCACGCGCAACCCGGGGCACCGTAACATCTCTATGAAAGACACAACAGCTGCTTTGACGTGTGAGTACGAGCTGCTTTTAAACGCAACATACGCATCGACGTATGCTTCAAACGGAGAAAAAAAGACGGCAATTATTAACTTATGCATGGATTTACACCGTTATGTgccgggtgggggggggggggggggggagcggttGGTTGAGGGCGTTACGTAAGCGTAATGCCAATAACCTACTTTGGGGGAAACACATATTTGCTTCATTCACTCCACAAGCAGTAAAGTATAGCCTTTAAAATGTCCCCCGAATTCTTGTGGGATGTAACTGCTGTGTGTTTACTTCCtgtcaactttatttatttagtctATCTAAAGTCACTTGAGGCATCTTACCAATGACTCCTTTTTAAGCTTGCTTTCCTCCCCTATTTTAACCAGTTCTTACATTTACACTTTGAGAAAGTGACGTGGCTGTCCTGATAAAATCTGCCACCTTGTCCACTCGAGATAAAATTAAGGTGCCTTACATAATGTTCACTTCACTGTGCGCAGTTGCGctcaagttttttttctgtttgaaacCATGTTCAAGCCCCCAAGTGTGAATCCCCTCACGCTGTACTTTTCCACTAgcagccacttttttttttttttgcatccgatcccctcccctcctgttgactttttttttttttgctgcgtcGCAGTGCCGCTATAATTGATCATAAGCTAAGTTTCATATTTGTGAATCAATTTCACAAGTTATTGCAAAACATTATTGGGGGTTATTGGGGGTATTTATATATCTAAAAGTTTACATTAGTCGGTGCACTTTCAAGAGGGCGAAAATAACTGGAATGTAAGGAATTCTCACTTTGTCTGCTTCATACCTCTACTAAATATTGTAGGACACTAACCAATTGAAAGACAATCATAGCCCCAAAACTAACAAATGAAGCAATTTATGAAAATAATTTAAGTTGTAGGGGAAAAAATAAGCAAACGGTATCTGCACCAAATATTACCGAATTCTCCGTTCATTAAATGTTGCGGAGAACTCATAATATTTGAGGCCCAATCATTGCCCAAAAGCTAACAATCGGcgttaaaatatttcagttggaaacaataaaaaaaagaagggtaTTTAACGCCGAAGCGCATGACGTTGCAGGGGAGCCCCATGTTTTATTTAAAGACATTTCTCGACGTAATAAACCTCCACTTTGAACCATGTTAACATCGTCTTGGTGGACATTCCACAGTCAGGCGTGCTTTTATCGTCACATGGTGTTCTCTCTGATGCTCTTGCGCAAAAAAGTGTGCAAATAGGCAGTGAAAAGAACACTTTTAGTTATTTGACGTCAGCACGCCGGGAGCGAGGGCGTGGCCGAAGGACTCGCTTTCAGAGCGTTGACTTCTCCGATTGGTCCAAGCCCGGCACGGCTCGTCCAATCGGAGCGAGGATGTCTCTTGAGCCACGCCTCCCCAGAAACGCCTCCTTTGGCTTCGTCATAAAGGGAAAGAGGCAAACTTGAAAGCTGACAGTCGCTTCTTTTTCGCCGTGTTGCATTTCCTTCCTTGGCCTCGCCAACATGACGATTAAAAGTGCAACAGgacagaccgagatgacttattCCAAGTCGAAAGGGCTTGTGGCCTTAGTCAGCGGTACGAAAGTGGATCGCGATGGCTGCGTGGTGTTTTGCACCCAGACGGATGAATGCAAGCCTAACTTTAAATTGTCTTTCAGCTTTCATGAAACAGCGAAGGATGGGACTGAACGACTTCATCCAGAGGCTCGCCACCAGCGCCTACACCTGCAAACAGTCAGTACATGGCTTTTTTCTTCTCACCTTGTGCTTGCCAATTTTGTATGCGGCTATACTGTGTATAGATGTAGTCCAATATTTTAATGATTTcaaaataatgatgataaagTATGTATTTAGTGATTTGTCTTCACATTAAATCATTTTTGTTGGAATCAGATACAAGCTGTAAttttgaaggttttttttttttttttggtttaataTTTTGTAATTGCTGTTTTAGTGCCGAGGTGCAGTCCATCCTGAACCTGAGTCCTCCGCAGGATGCTGAGCTCATGAGCACCACCCCGTCTCCACCTGTGAGTCTGATCAATTATCAAATTTGACATTCGGTACGGTCCACCTGCTCACAAAGCACTGACGCTGTCACAGGCATTTTCAGTGCGCTTTGTTGCGTAACTGCTTTTAAGTCTTTaaaggatttttttgttttcatgtaaTCTGCAAAAAAGAAAGCTATATTCCCCTCTGAGGGACTTTTATTATTCCGTATTCCTTTTTTGGAAAAAGTACGCGTTCCCATCCTGCATCACTAACGTCACGCATGTTGCTTCAACCAGCCCAGCCCGACACAACAGATCAACCTGGGCCCGTCGTCCAACCCGTCAGCCAAGCCCAATGACTTCCACTTCCTAAAAGTGATCGGCAAGGGTAGCTTCGGCAAGGTGCTGCTGGCCCGCCACCGTCAAGACGACCGCTTCTATGCCGTCAAGGTGCTGCAGAAGAAGGCCATCCTCAAGAAGAAGGAGGTAAGAAGACAAAAGGCCACCTTCCAATTTGGCGCAGgagttaattattttttttggggctaCTCAGGAGAAGCACATCATGTCAGAGAGGAACGTGCTGCTGAAGAACGTCAAGCATCCTTTCTTAGTGGGCCTGCACTACTCATTCCAGACAGCTGACAAACTCTACTTTGTCCTCGACTACATCAACGGAGGAGAGGTGAGTCACatgagcccccccaccccccccaaagGTCAGGAAGGAAGACTGACTCTCCACAATTAGCTCTTCATCCAGCTGCTTGTGTGTAATGGAGTTGATTTCCTGCCATTGTTGGACAAGCAGCGAGGAGAAAATCCATCTGGGAAGAGAAGATGATTTTTAACTTGAAAATGATACCTCATGACATTTTTATAAGCTAAACGAGGGCCAAGCTGATTTAGCTTTTTTCAAATGATATTTCTTTATCTGACTGGTGCAAATGTTGTGTCCACAGCTCTTCTACCACCTGCAGCGCGAACGTTGCTTCCTGGAGCCCCGCGCGCGCTTCTACGCCGCCGAGATCGCCAGCGCGTTGGGCTACCTGCACTCGCTCAACATCGTCTACCGTGACCTCAAGCCCGAGAACATCCTGCTGGACTCGCAGGGCCACGTGGTGCTCACCGACTTCGGGCTCTGCAAGGAGAACATCGAGCCCAACGGAACCACCTCTACCTTCTGCGGCACGCCCGAGGTAACGACGACGACATACAAAATCATCATGTATGCTccaattgtttatttttctaacCTCATGTTTTGTCTGCTGGCAGTATTTAGCTCCTGAGGTTCTCCACAAACAACCGTACGACCGCACGGTGGACTGGTGGTGCTTAGGAGCCGTCCTGTACGAGATGCTCTACGGCCTGGTGAGGTTCCGCCTCGCTTTGCCTTCTTCCTCGCCGCGTTAGCACGCAGCTAACACAAGGCGTGTCCCCGCAGCCTCCCTTCTACAGCCGCAACACGGCCGAGATGTACGACAACATCCTGACCAAGCCTCTGCAGCTCAAGCCCAACATCTCCAATGCCGCCCGCCACCTCCTGGAGGGCCTCCTGCAGAAGGACAGGACCAAGCGGCTGGGCTGCGCCGACGACTTTGTCAGTTCCGCTCCACTCGCACGAGGCTATTTGTTGTTCTTTCTCCGACTGATGGATTATTATCTCCTCAGATGGAAATCAAAAACCACATGTTCTTCTCGCCCATCAACTGGGATGACCTCAACGCCAAGAAGATCACGCCACCCTTCAACCCCAACGTGGTAAGAAAATGTCACTGATTTTGACCCAGCTGAGCGATTAATCGTCTGGCGTGTCATCCGTCCTCTCGCAGACGGGCCCCAACGACCTGCGGCACTTTGACCCGGAGTTCACAGACGAGCCGGTGCCCAACTCCATCGGCTGCTCGCCCGACAGCGTGCTGGTGACGTCCAGTATCACGGAGGCGGCCGAGGCCTTTGTGGGCTTCTCCTACGCACCTTCCATGGACTCTTAcctatagggggggggggggggaaaactcTTGTCACTTTGCAACAAACTGCTGTGTGTAAATATTCCACAAATGGACAACACAAGCAACTTGCGACCAAGTTGCTGAGCACACATTCCGCCACGTAGCCGCCGTCAtcattcctttttttctttcctttttttttttatttcacaggTTGAAGAAAGGAGATCGCTGAATGTTACAGAGTGGccgtttgttgtcaatggtgccttttaggggggggggggtgatggcgTGCTTAAAAGGAGGGCGCTGCAGCACCTTGAAAATGCAGCTGATCATTTTGCGCACCGAAATATTGCAAATGGTGAACAAGAGAAACTTGCTGCTATGCTGCCACAACGTGCGGACACAGCGCCCTATACGTGACGTCATCGTCCCAGTTGTTTTTTCGGTCAGCGAGCATTAATTCACTAACGATTCCGTACTAGTGTGCTCGTCATGTTGTTGAACGCTATTTAAGTTTGTAAATTGAGATGTGAGTGTGGAGATGTGCTCGTATGGTCTGTCATGTTTGCAGATGAGACGAGCTTTGTTTGCAATAAAAATGAGATGTTTCTGATGATTGTTTTGATGGTCTCACACCGCCCCCTTCTGGTCAGAATTGGTTGGTGTAAAGGGTGCCTATATAATTACACTTTTTCACCACAGGGGGGCAGGCAAGAGCGAGGTGGGGAGGACTAGACAGCGGGCAGCGCAGACACTCAAAAACCGCATCAGGCACGACCCCCAAAATAGACACCCGAGGGGTGTCAAGTGCCACAAAGGAACCAGAAAAAGGGGGCGAGGAGAGGGCGAAAGGGAGCCGAGATTTGCGGGTATCATCATGGCGCTCATCCCGTCGCAGGTTCTCCGCGTGGCCATCCTGCTCTCCTACTTCTCCATCCTATGCCACTACAAGGCTCTGGACATGCCGGCGCACCAGACCTACGGGGGCAGCTGGAAGTTCCTCACCTTCATCGACCTGGTGAGACTCGGCTCCTCTCGACTCAGTTCGGCTTCGGGCGCGGCTAGTTTAGCTCACGATATTCGATCCAAAGCGCGTTTTTGGGCCATTTTGATGCAACAAAGTGAGGTTGAGCAGGTCTTTGTCTCTTACCTGGGGTGCTGATGCAGCTATCGCAGGGAAGGATGTGGCCATGAACGCGCATCCTCCCTGCTTTGCCCCCCGTGCTGCTAGTTGGCTAACATACGAGCTAGCATGGTAGCCACCCACATTACGTCTTCTACAGCTCATGTCAACATTACCCAGCAGAAGATAAAGAACGAGACGCTTCCTTTTCATTCAtcagttttattttgttgtcccAAGGTGTGTAAGCCGCCGAGCACAACTTTTGAGTGCTGTCAAATTGAATTTAGTGCGCGACAGCGTAATAATAAGTGCAAATAAACATGACCTCTGTTCTCACTAGCTTGTGAAAACAATGGACACTCACACGGGCTGCGCCCGAACAATACAGGGATTGTTTTTCTCTTCACTGGGCCGCTTGATGGTTCCTCGGCCTCTGTCATGCTAAGCTTACATCTGGAGCTCTGAACTTTATTGACAGCTTTATTGTGTAGCTGTCCAattgtaaacattttttttccacacatacTGCTGGATATTCATATGATTTAGCCAtgcatcatcttttttttccaatgcacaaaaaattctaaaaatattgCCTACCTCCATACTATCATTTATTGTCTCCCGCTCCTGTTCCATTTTTCTGCAGGTGATCCAGGCGGTGTTC
This genomic stretch from Syngnathus scovelli strain Florida chromosome 20, RoL_Ssco_1.2, whole genome shotgun sequence harbors:
- the sgk1 gene encoding serine/threonine-protein kinase Sgk1 isoform X1, giving the protein MKLVNGGGREGGEKAAFSFKKCSAFQFVKRKVRRWMQNPKVSVEKAQGKRVAKRPPVDEPRHPFSASYGCHHYAGGTPYGGCAAHRYRPDAASEPSQTYESKSFKVRRWKMPTCAHSKAKSDVGCCQSWGGGIHGVHSIRTPPPFVVSPIMLECSVCSGPYIDYVPDDNWQPRQRTQAVDFYYHNEWTEPDGYCCPGDGAFMKQRRMGLNDFIQRLATSAYTCKHAEVQSILNLSPPQDAELMSTTPSPPPSPTQQINLGPSSNPSAKPNDFHFLKVIGKGSFGKVLLARHRQDDRFYAVKVLQKKAILKKKEEKHIMSERNVLLKNVKHPFLVGLHYSFQTADKLYFVLDYINGGELFYHLQRERCFLEPRARFYAAEIASALGYLHSLNIVYRDLKPENILLDSQGHVVLTDFGLCKENIEPNGTTSTFCGTPEYLAPEVLHKQPYDRTVDWWCLGAVLYEMLYGLPPFYSRNTAEMYDNILTKPLQLKPNISNAARHLLEGLLQKDRTKRLGCADDFMEIKNHMFFSPINWDDLNAKKITPPFNPNVTGPNDLRHFDPEFTDEPVPNSIGCSPDSVLVTSSITEAAEAFVGFSYAPSMDSYL
- the sgk1 gene encoding serine/threonine-protein kinase Sgk1 isoform X3 — its product is MTIKSATGQTEMTYSKSKGLVALVSAFMKQRRMGLNDFIQRLATSAYTCKHAEVQSILNLSPPQDAELMSTTPSPPPSPTQQINLGPSSNPSAKPNDFHFLKVIGKGSFGKVLLARHRQDDRFYAVKVLQKKAILKKKEEKHIMSERNVLLKNVKHPFLVGLHYSFQTADKLYFVLDYINGGELFYHLQRERCFLEPRARFYAAEIASALGYLHSLNIVYRDLKPENILLDSQGHVVLTDFGLCKENIEPNGTTSTFCGTPEYLAPEVLHKQPYDRTVDWWCLGAVLYEMLYGLPPFYSRNTAEMYDNILTKPLQLKPNISNAARHLLEGLLQKDRTKRLGCADDFMEIKNHMFFSPINWDDLNAKKITPPFNPNVTGPNDLRHFDPEFTDEPVPNSIGCSPDSVLVTSSITEAAEAFVGFSYAPSMDSYL
- the sgk1 gene encoding serine/threonine-protein kinase Sgk1 isoform X2; its protein translation is MKPSWLRNAPQCDHLSEPTFTRNPGHRNISMKDTTAALTSFMKQRRMGLNDFIQRLATSAYTCKHAEVQSILNLSPPQDAELMSTTPSPPPSPTQQINLGPSSNPSAKPNDFHFLKVIGKGSFGKVLLARHRQDDRFYAVKVLQKKAILKKKEEKHIMSERNVLLKNVKHPFLVGLHYSFQTADKLYFVLDYINGGELFYHLQRERCFLEPRARFYAAEIASALGYLHSLNIVYRDLKPENILLDSQGHVVLTDFGLCKENIEPNGTTSTFCGTPEYLAPEVLHKQPYDRTVDWWCLGAVLYEMLYGLPPFYSRNTAEMYDNILTKPLQLKPNISNAARHLLEGLLQKDRTKRLGCADDFMEIKNHMFFSPINWDDLNAKKITPPFNPNVTGPNDLRHFDPEFTDEPVPNSIGCSPDSVLVTSSITEAAEAFVGFSYAPSMDSYL